The following coding sequences lie in one Rhodohalobacter barkolensis genomic window:
- the ppc gene encoding phosphoenolpyruvate carboxylase, giving the protein MNMKWEETIAHYAKKSNISEPLTGKLTSLTALLEDYLVHNDKEPLRELAANLPDQAASALDQNGGKANRELVEKINSLSSDEIRGLLRLTTIFFHLVNSLEQHEIIRINRERSKTIDVENPRAESIADALRYFKEKEMSYDEALELFKKLDIQPTVTAHPTEARRRSVLYKQESITSKINLLENENLTPNEKDAYLHQVVNEIALLISTDEVRPERLTVEDEVENGLFFFSNTIWETVPRLYDDIRSAFSQQYNKTPDLPIVLRYRSWIGSDRDGNPNVTRDVTWKTLIYHRRVALKLYLRDLRMIRRYLSVSKNFVEVPEKLQKSLKKDEQDVPLSEQYKRPYKNEPFRRKITHIMHRLQNMLDDLDQPEQEILASATYRASDFGKDLELIADSLKESGLEDVARFGDFNDLIIRAKTFGFHMAALDIRQHSGRHESAVSELLSAANVHTDYESLSEQEKVDLLMSELRNPRPLAPVNAKLSEPTEEILNVFRLIITLKELDENSFGSYIISMTHGVSDMLEVVLLAKETGLWRMENGKVESEIDVVPLFETIEDLDKSAEQMQNILSNPVYKEQVKARNDFQEIMLGYSDSNKDGGYWMANWALQKAQLELGEVLRENKIDFRLFHGRGGSVGRGGGRSNRAILGLPSISNNGRIRFTEQGEIISFRYSLPEITRRHLEQIVNAVARVTAGEGQKPIVEGDETESIMNRIAEGSMKAYRDLIDDEEFWPWFKKITPVEHIGNLPIASRPVSRGGKKGLQFENLRAIPWVFGWTQVRYNVPGWFGLGASLEKLLEEKPETMDLLKKWYKEWSFFGTIVDNAQREIARTHLLTSQMYSERSDKRLHERIIKDFEKSREIILKITEQEDILDSRKVIQNSIAFRNIFTYPLNLIQVELLNRKDSAESEEELQQLKQLIFLSINGVAAAMQSTG; this is encoded by the coding sequence ATGAATATGAAATGGGAAGAAACGATTGCGCACTATGCAAAAAAATCTAATATCAGTGAACCACTAACGGGTAAACTAACCTCCCTGACGGCACTTCTTGAAGATTATCTTGTTCACAACGATAAAGAACCGCTTCGTGAACTGGCAGCCAACCTACCGGATCAGGCAGCATCCGCTCTCGATCAAAATGGAGGGAAAGCAAACCGGGAGCTGGTAGAAAAAATAAACAGTCTGTCATCAGACGAAATCAGAGGACTTTTACGGCTTACTACAATATTTTTCCATCTCGTAAACTCTCTTGAACAGCACGAGATTATCCGCATAAACAGAGAGCGTTCTAAAACCATTGATGTTGAAAATCCCAGAGCTGAAAGTATAGCCGACGCACTGCGATATTTCAAAGAAAAAGAGATGAGCTACGATGAAGCACTCGAATTATTTAAAAAGCTCGATATTCAGCCAACGGTTACAGCTCACCCAACAGAGGCGCGTCGCAGAAGTGTTCTTTACAAACAGGAAAGTATAACTTCCAAAATTAACCTGTTAGAAAATGAAAACCTTACTCCCAACGAAAAAGATGCTTATCTGCATCAGGTAGTCAATGAAATTGCTCTGTTGATCTCTACCGATGAGGTACGCCCGGAACGTCTCACGGTTGAAGATGAAGTTGAAAACGGTCTCTTCTTTTTTTCCAATACCATTTGGGAAACAGTTCCAAGACTTTATGATGACATCCGGTCTGCTTTTTCTCAGCAATACAATAAAACTCCGGATTTGCCAATCGTTTTGAGATATCGCTCTTGGATAGGAAGCGATCGTGATGGCAATCCAAATGTAACCCGCGACGTTACGTGGAAAACACTAATCTATCACAGACGTGTAGCGCTGAAACTCTATCTGAGAGACCTCAGAATGATTCGCCGATATTTATCAGTGTCCAAAAACTTTGTTGAAGTTCCGGAAAAACTGCAGAAATCGCTTAAAAAAGATGAACAGGATGTTCCTTTAAGTGAGCAATACAAGCGGCCATATAAGAATGAACCGTTTCGCAGAAAGATCACGCACATTATGCACAGGCTGCAAAACATGCTGGATGATTTGGATCAGCCTGAACAAGAGATATTGGCATCAGCAACATACAGAGCCTCAGATTTTGGAAAAGATTTAGAGTTAATCGCTGACTCTTTAAAAGAGTCGGGTCTGGAAGACGTAGCCCGTTTTGGAGACTTTAATGATCTCATAATTCGGGCTAAAACGTTCGGTTTTCACATGGCAGCACTTGATATCCGCCAGCACAGTGGCCGCCACGAAAGTGCCGTTAGTGAACTGTTATCTGCTGCTAATGTTCATACCGACTATGAATCGTTAAGCGAGCAAGAAAAAGTGGACCTTTTGATGTCTGAGCTTCGTAATCCACGACCGCTCGCGCCGGTAAATGCAAAACTGAGTGAACCTACCGAGGAAATTCTTAATGTATTCCGGCTTATTATCACTTTAAAAGAGCTGGACGAAAATTCTTTTGGCAGTTATATCATCAGTATGACACATGGTGTCAGTGATATGCTTGAGGTTGTTCTTCTTGCCAAAGAGACCGGTCTCTGGAGAATGGAAAATGGAAAAGTTGAAAGTGAAATCGATGTCGTTCCGCTGTTTGAAACCATTGAGGATTTGGACAAAAGTGCCGAACAGATGCAAAACATACTTTCAAACCCGGTGTATAAAGAGCAGGTTAAAGCAAGAAACGATTTTCAGGAAATTATGCTCGGTTATTCAGACAGTAATAAAGATGGCGGGTACTGGATGGCCAACTGGGCTCTTCAAAAAGCTCAGCTCGAACTGGGTGAGGTTCTTCGGGAAAACAAGATTGACTTCAGACTATTCCATGGTCGAGGTGGGTCTGTAGGTCGCGGCGGTGGCCGATCCAATCGTGCTATATTGGGGCTTCCCTCAATTAGTAATAATGGACGCATTCGATTTACCGAGCAAGGAGAAATTATTTCCTTTCGATACTCACTGCCGGAAATTACGCGTCGCCACCTCGAACAGATTGTGAATGCCGTTGCAAGGGTTACAGCCGGCGAAGGCCAGAAACCCATTGTTGAGGGCGACGAAACCGAATCGATCATGAACCGGATAGCCGAGGGTTCGATGAAGGCGTATAGAGACTTAATCGATGACGAAGAGTTTTGGCCATGGTTCAAAAAAATCACTCCTGTGGAGCATATCGGTAATTTACCCATTGCTTCCCGTCCGGTTTCGAGAGGTGGAAAAAAAGGCCTTCAGTTTGAAAATCTAAGAGCAATCCCTTGGGTTTTCGGTTGGACACAGGTGCGATATAATGTACCGGGTTGGTTCGGTCTGGGTGCGTCTCTCGAAAAACTTCTGGAGGAGAAACCGGAAACGATGGATCTCCTTAAAAAGTGGTATAAGGAGTGGAGCTTTTTCGGTACCATTGTCGATAATGCCCAGCGAGAAATAGCCCGAACACATCTGCTTACTTCGCAAATGTATAGCGAGAGATCTGATAAGCGACTCCACGAACGGATTATCAAAGATTTTGAGAAGTCCAGGGAGATTATATTGAAAATAACGGAGCAGGAAGATATTCTCGACAGCCGGAAAGTCATTCAAAACTCTATTGCTTTCAGAAATATCTTCACCTATCCGCTAAATCTTATTCAGGTTGAACTGTTGAACAGAAAAGACAGTGCAGAAAGTGAAGAGGAGCTGCAACAACTTAAACAACTGATATTCCTAAGTATCAACGGGGTTGCAGCGGCTATGCAGAGTACGGGATAA